Part of the Ornithinimicrobium flavum genome, CCTCATGAGGACCCCCCGGGCAGCGCAGGTCCGGGACGGCCGGAGATGCTGGTGAAGACCCGGGCCGGGGTCGGTGGTGGTGACAGCGGTGGGTCGATGGCGAAGACCTGCGCATCGATGACCTCCGAGGCGGTGCGGTACTGGGTGGCGAGCCAGTCCTCGCCCAGGTGCAGGTAGATCCGGGTGGACTCGATCGAGGCGTGCCCGGCCTGTGCCTGCACCGCTTCCAGCGGCATGCCCGCGGTCCGCAGCCGGGTCAGGCAGGTGTGGCGCAGCTGGTGACAGGTCGCCCGGTCCAGCCCGGCACGGCGCCGGGCGCCCTCGAGGACCTCGTCCAGGCCGTCCGCGCTCAACGGGTGTCCGCGCCGGGGCCGTTTGAGGCAGACGAAGACGCGGTCGGTGCCGCCGTCGTCCTGGCCCGTGCCGGCCTCGGCGGGCCGTTCGGTGTTCAGGTAGGCGGCGAGGTGGACGAAGAACGCGGGCGCGATCGGCACGTACCGCTGGTGCCCGCCCTTGCCGTCAGCGACGAACACACGCCGCTCACCGGGTCGCAGGTCCTCCAGGCGCAGGCCCAGGACCTCGCAGCGCCGCAGCCCGCCCAGCAGCATCGCCGCGACCATGGCCCGGTCCCGGTGGGTACGCAGCGCCGCGACCAGCGCGTCGACCTCCGCCGGTGCCAGGATCCGCGGCAGCGTCCGAGGCGCACGCACCAGCGGCACCCCTTGACGGGGGCGGTTGCGTTCGCGCCGGGTCGGCAGCCCCCGTGGCACCGGGTTGCGGGCCACATCGCCGCGCACGCTCAGGAAGGCGTACAGCCCGCTGATCGTCGACAGGCGCCGCCGGACCGTCCGCAAGGACACCCCGCCCGGGGCGGGCGAGCCGTCGAGCCCGACCACCGGCAGCACCGGCCCGATCCTCGGCAGCCTCCTCAGCCCGGCACGCTGGGCGGTGATGAACGCCAGCACGTCCCGGCTCGTGACCTCCGCGACCGGCTTGTCCACCACGGTGAAGAAGACCTTCAGGTCATAGATCGCGGCGAG contains:
- a CDS encoding tyrosine-type recombinase/integrase, translated to MLDDFLDFLASRSRPNSVLAAIYDLKVFFTVVDKPVAEVTSRDVLAFITAQRAGLRRLPRIGPVLPVVGLDGSPAPGGVSLRTVRRRLSTISGLYAFLSVRGDVARNPVPRGLPTRRERNRPRQGVPLVRAPRTLPRILAPAEVDALVAALRTHRDRAMVAAMLLGGLRRCEVLGLRLEDLRPGERRVFVADGKGGHQRYVPIAPAFFVHLAAYLNTERPAEAGTGQDDGGTDRVFVCLKRPRRGHPLSADGLDEVLEGARRRAGLDRATCHQLRHTCLTRLRTAGMPLEAVQAQAGHASIESTRIYLHLGEDWLATQYRTASEVIDAQVFAIDPPLSPPPTPARVFTSISGRPGPALPGGSS